From one Lotus japonicus ecotype B-129 chromosome 3, LjGifu_v1.2 genomic stretch:
- the LOC130749389 gene encoding nudix hydrolase 16, mitochondrial-like isoform X1 produces the protein MAELVARTGRHQQRYENGYRLIAGCVPFRYKDGDDCGDSCSEKIVEVLMINSSSGPGLLFPKGGWENDETVEQAAVREAIEEAGVRGDLMDFLGYYEFRSKTLQDEFSPEGLCKAAMFALFVKEELEAWPEQSTRNRSWLAVPEALGSCRHAWMRDALQCFTKWHEGLLMSARGEDLPNQE, from the exons ATGGCTGAATTGGTGGCCCGAACGGGTCGGCATCAGCAACGATATGAAAATGGGTATCGCCTTATTGCTGG GTGTGTTCCATTCAGGTATAAAGATGGAGATGACTGTGGCGACTCTTGCTCAGAAAAGATTGTTGAAGTGCTTATGATTAATTCATCTAGTGGACCAGGTCTTTTGTTTCCAAAG GGAGGCTGGGAGAATGATGAAACTGTTGAGCAGGCTGCTGTAAgggaagctattgaagaagcaggAGTTCGAGGAGATCTAATG GATTTTCTTGGATACTATGAATTTAGGAGCAAGACCCTCCAAGATGAGTTCAGTCCAGAAGGTTTATGTAAAGCAGCAATGTTTGCCTTGTTTGTCAAGGAAGAACTTGAGGCATGGCCTGAGCAAAGTACAAGAAATAGGAGTTGGCTGGCTGTACCAGAGGCACTTGGAAGCTGCCGGCATGCGTGGATGAGGGATGCCCTACAATGCTTCACTAAATGGCATGAGGGTTTGTTGATGAGTGCAAGGGGGGAGGATTTACCTAATCAAGAGTGA
- the LOC130743637 gene encoding uncharacterized protein LOC130743637, which yields MGVTQDKWMVIPNMSRTIVSKFNVVFLSLLIHGFAGSSNPGAQSITAAVSKGKNVGKASANVSATAATESAQPAPNSAADGTATVAAAKSTAVGATPTTVGQSSIAGTTTNTSSPSAALNATTAAASSDAPAGEKETEKETSKSPPRQVTPPSPPPMNDGRSMSSPPHQEERSSPAAEAERLKAESDRHQEAAAAWEKRFDKLVTHAGKEKVHADKLIGAAGNRIGELEDHLKLMKEEADGLDASLQACKKEKDQAEKDLAAKSEALAAKESELKTLGAELELAKKAMAEQEKKSAESLALVKADLEAMRATSEEIKKANEAHGATLVAKDAEITSYLARIKELEGELSVEKAKATEAIIE from the exons ATGGGAGTGACTCAGGATAAATGGATGGTCATTCCAAATATGAGTCGTACTATTGTTTCAAAGTTTAATGTGGTGTTTCTTAGTTTATTGATTCATGGAT TCGCCGGCTCCTCTAACCCCGGCGCTCAATCCATCACTGCCGCTGTATCCAAAGGCAAGAATGTTGGCAAAGCTTCCGCCAATGTTTCCGCCACCGCGGCCACCGAGTCTGCCCAACCTGCTCCCAATTCTGCCGCCGATGGTACAGCCACCGTTGCTGCCGCCAAGTCCACCGCTGTAGGTGCCACACCCACAACTGTTGGCCAGTCATCAATTGCtggcaccaccaccaacacttcTTCACCTTCAGCCGCCCTCAACGCCACAACTGCTGCCGCGTCCTCTGATGCTCCCGCCGGGGagaaagaaacagaaaaagaaacctCCAAGTCTCCTCCTCGCCAAGTcacacctcctagcccgcctccAATGAATGATGGGCGCTCCATgtcttccccgcctcatcaagaggAGAGATCCTCTCCTG CTGCTGAAGCTGAACGGTTGAAGGCTGAGAGTGATCGGCACCAAGAAGCCGCTGCTGCTTGGGAAAAACGCTTCGACAAACTGGTGACGCATGCGGGAAAGGAAAAAGTTCatgccgacaagttgattggcgcGGCGGGAAACAGGATCGGCGAGCTGGAAGACCATCTGAAGCTGATGAAGGAGGAGGCGGACGGTCTTGACGCAAGCCTCCAAgcttgtaaaaaagaaaaagatcaagCAGAGAAGGACTTGGCCGCCAAAAGCGAGGCGCTGGCTgccaaggagtcagagcttAAAACATTGGGCGCTGAACTGGAGTTAGCAAAGAAGGCGATGGCGGAGCAGGAGAAAAAGTCCGCTGAGTCTTTGGCTTTGGTGAAGGCAGATTTGGAGGCGATGCGGGCTACTtctgaagagatcaagaaggcgAACGAGGCTCATGGGGCAACCCTTGTcgcgaaagatgctgagattacttCCTATCTTGCGAGGATCAAAGAGCTGGAGGGCGAGCTATCAgtggagaaagccaaagccactgag GCGATTATCGAATGA
- the LOC130749389 gene encoding nudix hydrolase 16, mitochondrial-like isoform X2, whose amino-acid sequence MAELVARTGRHQQRYENGYRLIAGYKDGDDCGDSCSEKIVEVLMINSSSGPGLLFPKGGWENDETVEQAAVREAIEEAGVRGDLMDFLGYYEFRSKTLQDEFSPEGLCKAAMFALFVKEELEAWPEQSTRNRSWLAVPEALGSCRHAWMRDALQCFTKWHEGLLMSARGEDLPNQE is encoded by the exons ATGGCTGAATTGGTGGCCCGAACGGGTCGGCATCAGCAACGATATGAAAATGGGTATCGCCTTATTGCTGG GTATAAAGATGGAGATGACTGTGGCGACTCTTGCTCAGAAAAGATTGTTGAAGTGCTTATGATTAATTCATCTAGTGGACCAGGTCTTTTGTTTCCAAAG GGAGGCTGGGAGAATGATGAAACTGTTGAGCAGGCTGCTGTAAgggaagctattgaagaagcaggAGTTCGAGGAGATCTAATG GATTTTCTTGGATACTATGAATTTAGGAGCAAGACCCTCCAAGATGAGTTCAGTCCAGAAGGTTTATGTAAAGCAGCAATGTTTGCCTTGTTTGTCAAGGAAGAACTTGAGGCATGGCCTGAGCAAAGTACAAGAAATAGGAGTTGGCTGGCTGTACCAGAGGCACTTGGAAGCTGCCGGCATGCGTGGATGAGGGATGCCCTACAATGCTTCACTAAATGGCATGAGGGTTTGTTGATGAGTGCAAGGGGGGAGGATTTACCTAATCAAGAGTGA